The genome window GACGGCGTGCGATGAGCGGCACCACGGGGGCGCCCGCCCCGCCCCAGCACCCCCAGGGCTTCGACGTCCTGCGCATCGTCGCCGCGTCGATGGTCGTCGTCTCCCACGCGTTCCTGCTGCCCGACGGCAGCGAGCCGGTGGTGCTCCCGCTGGGCGACTTCGGCTTCAACCTGGGCCGGCTCGGGGTCATCGTCTTCTTCGTCGTCAGCGGCTACCTGGTCTGCGGCAGCTGGCTGTCCGACCCCCGCCCGCGCGCCTTCGCCGAGAAGCGCGCCCGGCGGATCATGCCCGGCCTGGTCGTCATGCTCCTGCTCGTCACGTTCGTGCTGGGCCCGCTGCTGAGCACCGCCCCGGACTACCTGCGCCAGCCGGGCACGTACGCCTACCTGCTGCGCAACCTGCTGGTGTTCCCCTACTCCTACGACCTGCCCGGGGTCTTCGAGGACAACCCGGTGACGGCGGTCAACGGCGTGCTGTGGACCCTCGGCGTCGAGGTCACGGCGTACGCCGCGCTCGTCGTGGCCGGCCTGCTGGGCTGGCTCCGGCGCCCCGCCGTGCTCCTGGCGGTCACCGTCGTCCTCGCCGTGGTCGGCTGGCGCCTGCCGCACGACACCATCGGCGACGGCCTGCTCGTGCCCGTGGCGCTGCGCGTGGAGTTCGTCGCGTACTTCTTCGCCGCCGCCACCGTGCGCTCGCTGGGGTGGCGGCCGGGCGCCCGGAGCGCGCTCGCGGCCGCCGGCGTGGTCGCGCTGCTCGTGCTCACGCAGGCCCCGCTGTCGGTGCTGCTCGTGCCCGCCGGGACCGTCCTCGTGCTCTACGTCGGCACCCGCGCCTGGCCGGCCGCGCGCCCGGTGACGCGCCTCGGCGACCCGAGCTACGGCACGTACATCTACGGCTTCGTCCTGCAGCAGGTGCTCGTGGGGCCGCTCGGCCTCGGCGACCTGCCGGTGTGGCAGCTGGCGGCGGTGTCGCTCGTGCTGTGCCTGGGCATCGGGTACCTGTCGTGGCACCTGGTGGAGAAGCGGTTCCTGCGACGCCGGACGCCCACGGTCCAGGCGGCCAGGACGGCGGAGGAGGCCGGCACACCCGGGCAGGGGACGCCGGAGGACCAGGGCAGGCCCGAGGGGGACCACCGCCCCGTCGGGACCCGCACGGACCCCGCCGCAGGCTGACCCGCGCGCTCGTCACGGGCCGGCCGGTGCAGGCCAGGGCGGCACCGGGCCCGACGGCCCGGTCAGGCCGTCAGGCCATGGCCCTCAGGCGGCGAGGGGGACGGTGCGGTCGCCGACGGTGTCCGCCACGACCTCGCGCATGCGCTGGGCGAAGCTGGCCTGGCTGAAGCGGCCGGCGTGCCGGCGCACCGCGTCCCGGTCGAGGTCCGGCATGGTCCGCAGGGTCGCGGCGACGGCCGACGCCTCGGGCGCCTCGATGAAGACCCCGCTCACGCCCTCGTCGGTGGAGTCCAGGTACCCGCCGGCGCGCAGCACGGCGACCGGGGTGCCGAAGGCGTTCGCCTCGATCGGCGTCAGGCCGAAGTCCTCGTAGGACACCGCGACCAGGGCGCGGGCGTTGGCGTACAGCCACCGCAGCTGCGCGTCGGAGACGACGCCGAGCCAGCGGGCGTGCGCGTCCTCCTGCTCCCCGGAGGGGGCGGAGCCGACCACGGCGAGGGTGGCATCGCCGAGCAGGCCGACCCCGTCGATGACGGCGCGGACGTTCTTGTACCCGCGGCCGCGGCCGACGGTGAGGAAGAAGCCGGGCTCCAGGCCCTCGACCGGGTCCTGCGGGCCGTCGACGTCGATGCTCACCGGCGGGTGGACGATCGTGGCCGGCCGGTCGTAGACCCGCTCGATCCGGGCCGCGACGCTGGAGGAGTTGGCGACGTAGGTGTCGACCCGCGAGGCGGCCCGGCGGTCCCAGCTCTCCAGGCGCGCGCGCAGCGGGGCGGTGAGCGCGCGCTGCCACGCCCGGGGCAGGTAGTCCTCGGTCTGGTAGAGCCAGCGCGCCGGGTTGTGGCAGTAGGCCACGAGCGCGCAGCCGTCGGGCACGCCCACGCCGTGGGCCCAGCCCGAGGTGCTCGCGACGACGACGTCGGCGTCGGCCACGCTCGTGCGGTCCCACGCCTGGGCGAGGAACGGCAGCGCCGCGCGGGGGTCCTTGCGGACCAGGGGCCAGCGCTGCAGCGGGCCGGTGGCGATCTCGCGGTCGCGGAAGCCAGGGAACGACAGCTCGGGCTCGTACACGCTGGTCACGAACGGGGCGCCGGGGAACGCGTCGCCGAGGGCCAGGGCGACGCGCTCGGCGCCGCCGCGCTGGGTGAGGTAGTCGTGGGCGATGACGGTCCGCATGTCAGGCTCCCTGGGGGGTCGGCACGGGCAGGGCGAGGGCGGTGCGCATGGCGTCGAGCTGGTCGTCCCAGCGCTCGGCCTGGACGGAGAGGGCCTGCTCCGCCCGGTCGGCGGCGGCAGCGGGGTCGTCGGAGAGGGCCTCACGGACCCCATCGGCCAGCGCCGCCGCCTCGTTACCGCGGTGGCGGGCGAGGGGGAAGACCTCGCGCAGCGTGGGCCAGTCGCTGACGACGAGCGCCCGCCGGGCGTACACGGCCTCGTAGGCCGCACGCATCACCGAGGTGGGCTCGGTGGTCAGCGCGAGGACCACGTCGGACTGCTCGAGGCGGGCCCGGTAGGCCTGCTGGTCGAGGAAGCCGGTGAACACGACGTTGGAGGGGGCGGCCTCGACCATGCCGGCCGGGGCGCGGTCGACGTCGCCGGTGACCAGCACGTCGACGTCGGGCAGCAGCGCGGCGGCCGCGACGACCTCGGCCACGGGCTCGTCGGAGGAGAAGACGCCGACGAACAAGACCTGCGGGCGCTCCGACCGCACCGCGGGGGCCACCTGCCAGGCCGGCGGCGCCTCGTGGACGACGAGCCCGCGAGCACCCCAGCGCTGCACCTCGGCCACCCAGCTGCTCGTGGTGACCATGACCCCGGACGAGCGGCGGCCGAGCCAGCGGGTGATGCCCAGGGTCCGGGCCGCGACCGCGTTGCCCTTGACCCCGAAGGAGCTGGTGTGGCTGTCCAGGAGGAACCGGGCGCCGGTGAGCCGCGCGTAGGCAGCGACCACGAGACCCGGCACCACGGGCGGGTTGACGACGACCACGGCCCGCGGGCGCAGCCGGACCAGCGCGGCGGCCGTCAGCAGCACGCTCACCGCGTAGCGGACGAGCACGAGGCGACGCGCGGCCAGGGCGCCGGGGTACACGTGGACCGCGCGGCCACCGAGGGCGTAGGCCATCTCCTCGGCACGACCACCGTGACGCTGCCACGTGACGTGGCAGAAGGGGGTCGTGCTGGGTGACGGTCGTCGCACGGGTGTCGCTCCTCGATAAGGTCGGGGGGTGACGACTGCGCTGACGACACGTGGGCAGGGCCATCGTACCCGTCTCGTGGTACCCGTCCACCCCCGCGACGAACTGTCCCTCGGATGAGCGACGCCCCCGGCACCCCGTCCAGCGCGTCCGCCCGGACCCCGTCCGGCCAGGCCGCGGCGGCGGGCTCGGCCCGCCCCGGCGGCCGACCCGCCTTCGTCGCCACCACCGGCGGCCACCTGGTCCAGCTGACCCACCTGGCCCGGCTGCTCGAGCCCGCGCGCCACGAGCAGGGCCTCTGGATCACCCACCGCACCCCGCAGAGCGAGAGCATGATGGCCGGGCGCGACGTGCGCTTCGTGCCGTTCGTGCACGCCCGCCGCGTCCACGAGGTCCTCCTGGGCACCCCGCGCCTGCTGGCGATGCTGCGCCGCGAGGGCGTCGACACCGTCTACAGCACCGGGGCGGCCGTGTCGCTCGCCGCCCTGCCGCTGGCCCCGCTGGTCCGCACCCGGCCGGTGTTCGTCGAGAGCCTGGCCCGGGCGGACGGGCCGTCGATGGCCGGCAAGGTCCACCAGCGCCTGCCGTGGGTGCAGCGCTACACCCAGTACCCCGCCAACGCCGGGCCGCGCTGGCGCCACGAGTTCAGCCTGCTCGACACCTTCGCCCTGGCCGAGCCGGTGCCCACGACGCCCCGCCGGGTGCTGGTCAGCGTCGGCACCGCCCGCCCCTGGGGGTTCGAGCGGATGCTGCGGCGGGTGCTGGAGGTGCTGCCCCCGGGCGCCGACGTGCTGTGGCAGACCGGCGTCACGAGCACCGCGGGCCTGGAGCTGCCGGGGACCGTCGTGGCGAGCATGTCCGACGAGGAGTTCCGCACCGAGATCGACCGCGCCGACGTCGTCGTCTCCCACGCCGGTGTCGGCACCTTCGTCCGCTGCCTCGAGGCCGGCAAGGCGCCCGTGCTCGTCCCCCGGCGCGCCGCCCACGGCGAGCACGTCGACGACCACCAGCTGCAGATCGCCGGGGTGGCCGCCGCGCGCGGCCTCGCGGTGGTCCGGGAGGCCGACGAGCTCGCCCCCGACGACCTGCTCGCCGCCGCCGCGCTGCGCGTGGTGCCCGCGTGAGCGCCGCCGAGGTG of Aquipuribacter hungaricus contains these proteins:
- a CDS encoding glycosyltransferase translates to MRTVIAHDYLTQRGGAERVALALGDAFPGAPFVTSVYEPELSFPGFRDREIATGPLQRWPLVRKDPRAALPFLAQAWDRTSVADADVVVASTSGWAHGVGVPDGCALVAYCHNPARWLYQTEDYLPRAWQRALTAPLRARLESWDRRAASRVDTYVANSSSVAARIERVYDRPATIVHPPVSIDVDGPQDPVEGLEPGFFLTVGRGRGYKNVRAVIDGVGLLGDATLAVVGSAPSGEQEDAHARWLGVVSDAQLRWLYANARALVAVSYEDFGLTPIEANAFGTPVAVLRAGGYLDSTDEGVSGVFIEAPEASAVAATLRTMPDLDRDAVRRHAGRFSQASFAQRMREVVADTVGDRTVPLAA
- a CDS encoding glycosyltransferase — translated: MSDAPGTPSSASARTPSGQAAAAGSARPGGRPAFVATTGGHLVQLTHLARLLEPARHEQGLWITHRTPQSESMMAGRDVRFVPFVHARRVHEVLLGTPRLLAMLRREGVDTVYSTGAAVSLAALPLAPLVRTRPVFVESLARADGPSMAGKVHQRLPWVQRYTQYPANAGPRWRHEFSLLDTFALAEPVPTTPRRVLVSVGTARPWGFERMLRRVLEVLPPGADVLWQTGVTSTAGLELPGTVVASMSDEEFRTEIDRADVVVSHAGVGTFVRCLEAGKAPVLVPRRAAHGEHVDDHQLQIAGVAAARGLAVVREADELAPDDLLAAAALRVVPA
- a CDS encoding acyltransferase family protein, encoding MSGTTGAPAPPQHPQGFDVLRIVAASMVVVSHAFLLPDGSEPVVLPLGDFGFNLGRLGVIVFFVVSGYLVCGSWLSDPRPRAFAEKRARRIMPGLVVMLLLVTFVLGPLLSTAPDYLRQPGTYAYLLRNLLVFPYSYDLPGVFEDNPVTAVNGVLWTLGVEVTAYAALVVAGLLGWLRRPAVLLAVTVVLAVVGWRLPHDTIGDGLLVPVALRVEFVAYFFAAATVRSLGWRPGARSALAAAGVVALLVLTQAPLSVLLVPAGTVLVLYVGTRAWPAARPVTRLGDPSYGTYIYGFVLQQVLVGPLGLGDLPVWQLAAVSLVLCLGIGYLSWHLVEKRFLRRRTPTVQAARTAEEAGTPGQGTPEDQGRPEGDHRPVGTRTDPAAG